From a region of the Deinococcus terrestris genome:
- a CDS encoding flotillin family protein — protein MNNHTSRQDREAPSSKDQGTLGILNLLLLGGLAAAALNTSARQRVMGGTKGLVTAAGHTLEETVKPALATAAEQVSQVAQTAVQKGAGAVQTLREEAPGRAHSLLETVQEVAGAAASTVAHKAADLTHAAAELAEEGREGAAHLAQGARHQIAREVHEAQRSGERVVAKVSRDAQGARQDAERRLTRARREAERELKAARRNWDQGRLEREVERRIAPLNKQVSRELARLEKEAKKAKGRARQDRRKEAEAGGGLGGTTLLIALVGGAIVLARVPAARQGILKAVEGVSPEAAERLHKFSRDARNVVGSMWLESLDESQPAPAPAKPASAPPASASATDPVTTQAAAGTATAPADAGTSGATWGGSPAPDSPAASGATQGDGSKQGDQKRQN, from the coding sequence ATGAACAACCACACTTCGCGCCAGGACCGTGAGGCGCCCTCCTCCAAGGACCAGGGCACCCTGGGCATCCTGAATCTGCTGCTGCTAGGCGGCCTCGCCGCAGCGGCGCTGAACACGAGCGCCCGCCAGCGCGTCATGGGCGGCACCAAGGGCCTCGTCACTGCCGCTGGGCACACGCTGGAGGAGACGGTCAAGCCCGCGCTCGCCACCGCCGCCGAGCAGGTTTCGCAGGTTGCCCAGACCGCCGTCCAGAAGGGCGCGGGGGCCGTGCAGACCCTGCGCGAGGAGGCACCAGGCCGCGCCCACAGCCTGCTCGAAACCGTGCAGGAGGTCGCCGGGGCCGCTGCGAGCACCGTCGCCCACAAGGCCGCCGACCTGACCCACGCCGCCGCCGAACTCGCCGAGGAGGGCCGCGAGGGCGCCGCCCACCTGGCCCAGGGTGCCCGGCACCAGATCGCCCGCGAGGTCCATGAGGCTCAACGGAGTGGGGAGCGCGTGGTCGCCAAGGTCAGCCGTGACGCGCAGGGTGCCCGCCAGGACGCCGAACGCCGCCTCACCCGCGCCCGCCGTGAGGCCGAGCGCGAACTCAAGGCTGCCCGCCGCAACTGGGACCAGGGCCGCCTGGAACGAGAGGTGGAAAGGCGCATCGCTCCCCTGAACAAGCAGGTCAGCCGTGAACTCGCCCGCCTGGAGAAGGAAGCCAAGAAGGCCAAGGGCCGCGCCCGTCAGGACCGCCGCAAGGAAGCCGAGGCCGGGGGCGGCCTGGGGGGGACCACCCTGCTGATCGCCCTCGTCGGGGGCGCGATTGTCCTGGCCCGCGTGCCCGCCGCCCGTCAGGGAATCTTGAAGGCCGTCGAGGGCGTCAGCCCCGAGGCCGCCGAGCGCCTGCACAAGTTCAGCCGCGACGCCCGCAATGTGGTGGGCTCCATGTGGCTCGAAAGCCTCGACGAGTCCCAGCCCGCCCCGGCTCCTGCCAAGCCTGCCTCGGCACCGCCGGCCAGCGCTTCGGCGACCGACCCGGTGACCACCCAGGCTGCTGCCGGTACAGCGACCGCTCCTGCCGACGCGGGCACCAGCGGCGCGACCTGGGGCGGCTCGCCCGCGCCGGACTCGCCCGCAGCGAGCGGCGCCACCCAGGGCGACGGCTCCAAGCAGGGCGACCAGAAGCGCCAGAACTGA
- a CDS encoding S8 family serine peptidase, translated as MTRPLLLFPAALLLAACSTLPMPPAPTPVPTPAPTPVPTPAPGSAPLADRTLELGTALTLGAEAPFTGTSWRVEDTPAWLSVSPLSGTGALRVQVRANRALGTPIRADQARLTGEVKISWKAGERQGTAVWTVTADQYVLTGRVTDPARVQGTDVGTAPAQDAAPAQARSVIVKYRSPAAQALALGRKVTAQDAALASTRAALDQVDAAARHDLGGRRAELVTDDVAGTLAALRRDPNVEYAVPNAVLRAQATAAPLEPTDEYAGLQWAYRLLGYRAVWRDMEAGGYTRPVTVAVVDSGVRYDHPDLAGALLGPEEGALDVLDFVAADQQGAYDNGDGDGPDRDPSDPGTPARRTGSHGTHVSGVIAARWGEIAQFPGCAACSTSGVVGASYKAPVKVLPVRAIDAQGNIEVADVVNAVRYAAGLPVTLGSQTYRLDRPAEVINLSLGGAISASQAAPLCEAVAEATAAGALVFAAAGNGYGTTPYYPAACEGAVAVGAVTLSGASAPLRASYSNQYPAVQLAAPGGVDLTGATYHNGGQLGGKAYADVILSTDWDYGKNQPTYMGQAGTSQATPQVSALAALLLSKGVTQGRDDTLARLTATATDLGVKGRDDAFGYGMVNAAAALGAPAVTDTLGLRLWDTRGLAYQPALDALGRFTAYLPDGTFRALAGRDRDGNGIYGETHEPGTEREAVLGPDQTRTELGELTPTP; from the coding sequence ATGACGCGCCCCCTCCTCCTGTTCCCGGCCGCCCTGCTGCTCGCCGCGTGCAGCACACTGCCCATGCCGCCCGCTCCCACCCCGGTGCCCACGCCCGCTCCCACCCCGGTGCCCACGCCCGCTCCCGGCTCCGCGCCCCTGGCCGACCGCACGCTGGAGCTGGGGACCGCCCTGACCCTGGGCGCCGAGGCCCCCTTCACGGGCACCTCCTGGCGGGTGGAGGACACTCCTGCGTGGCTGAGCGTCTCGCCCCTGTCCGGGACCGGGGCATTGCGGGTGCAGGTGCGGGCCAACCGCGCCCTGGGCACGCCGATCAGGGCGGACCAGGCGCGGCTGACGGGAGAGGTCAAGATTTCCTGGAAGGCGGGTGAGCGCCAGGGCACGGCGGTCTGGACCGTTACCGCCGACCAGTACGTGCTGACCGGCCGGGTCACCGATCCTGCGCGGGTGCAGGGAACGGACGTGGGCACCGCTCCGGCACAGGATGCCGCCCCCGCCCAGGCCCGCAGCGTGATCGTGAAGTACCGTTCGCCCGCCGCGCAGGCGCTCGCGCTGGGCCGGAAGGTCACCGCGCAGGACGCCGCGCTCGCCAGCACCCGCGCGGCCCTCGACCAAGTTGACGCGGCGGCCCGGCACGACCTCGGCGGGCGGCGGGCCGAACTCGTCACGGACGACGTGGCGGGCACCCTGGCCGCGCTGCGGCGGGATCCCAACGTGGAATACGCGGTCCCCAACGCCGTGCTGCGGGCACAGGCGACCGCCGCGCCGCTGGAACCGACCGACGAGTACGCGGGCCTCCAGTGGGCCTACCGCCTGCTGGGCTACCGGGCCGTCTGGCGCGACATGGAGGCGGGCGGCTATACCCGGCCCGTCACGGTGGCGGTTGTAGATTCGGGGGTGCGTTACGACCACCCCGATCTCGCTGGAGCGCTGCTGGGACCAGAGGAAGGGGCGCTCGACGTGCTGGACTTCGTAGCCGCCGACCAGCAGGGGGCCTACGACAACGGCGATGGGGACGGCCCCGACCGTGACCCCAGCGACCCCGGTACCCCCGCTCGCCGGACCGGCAGCCACGGCACCCACGTCAGCGGCGTCATTGCGGCCCGCTGGGGGGAAATCGCTCAGTTTCCGGGCTGCGCGGCGTGCAGCACCAGCGGCGTGGTGGGAGCGTCCTACAAGGCGCCCGTGAAGGTGCTGCCGGTCCGCGCCATTGACGCCCAGGGCAACATCGAGGTCGCGGACGTGGTGAACGCGGTGCGCTACGCGGCGGGCTTGCCCGTGACCCTGGGCAGCCAGACCTACCGACTGGACCGTCCAGCCGAGGTCATCAACCTCAGCCTCGGGGGGGCCATCTCCGCGAGTCAGGCCGCGCCGCTGTGCGAGGCGGTCGCGGAGGCCACGGCGGCCGGGGCGCTGGTGTTCGCGGCGGCGGGCAACGGGTACGGCACCACCCCCTACTACCCCGCCGCCTGCGAGGGCGCGGTGGCGGTGGGGGCGGTGACCCTCTCGGGCGCGAGCGCTCCGCTGCGGGCGAGTTACTCCAACCAGTACCCGGCGGTGCAGCTCGCCGCGCCGGGGGGGGTGGACCTCACGGGGGCGACCTACCACAACGGCGGGCAACTGGGCGGCAAGGCCTACGCCGACGTGATTCTCTCGACCGACTGGGACTACGGCAAGAACCAGCCCACCTACATGGGGCAGGCTGGGACGAGTCAGGCCACCCCGCAGGTGAGTGCGCTGGCCGCGCTGCTGCTCAGCAAGGGCGTGACCCAGGGCCGCGACGACACCCTCGCGCGGCTCACCGCGACTGCCACCGACCTCGGGGTCAAGGGCCGGGACGACGCCTTCGGGTACGGAATGGTCAACGCGGCCGCGGCGCTGGGTGCCCCGGCCGTCACGGACACGCTGGGGCTGCGGCTGTGGGACACGCGGGGCCTGGCGTACCAGCCCGCGCTCGACGCACTGGGCCGCTTTACCGCCTACCTGCCCGACGGCACCTTCCGGGCGCTGGCGGGCCGCGACCGCGACGGCAACGGGATCTACGGCGAGACTCACGAGCCCGGCACCGAACGCGAGGCTGTGCTGGGGCCGGATCAGACGCGGACCGAGTTGGGCGAGTTGACACCGACGCCCTGA
- a CDS encoding DNA repair protein RecN, which produces MTRKARTPQVAPVPAAREASTVSSHPTLPLLSRLEVRHLATIRDLSLELRPGFSAFTGETGAGKSIIVDALGLLLGTRANADLIRTGEESLLVSGFWEEGGDEFSASRRVTAGGRGTARLDGEPVSVRELGEWSGQRLTIHWQHSAVTLLSPARQRALLDRQVPGEAAAYAGAYRAWTEARARLEALRAGERERARQLDLLAFQVREITEVSPQPGEEEPLTAELTRLSNLETIAQGAAGALELLSEGETTAAGLIAEAVKALNAGAKYDEASGQLQHDLREALDAVQAVVGELRGVAEDSAPDPEELARVEGRLSALGKLRAKYGPTLEDVLAFHAEAETDLNRLTRDEQDAGSLEAEVERLHAQAVREGEALDRARREVAGPLAARLVAVIRELGMPHARLEFRLSPLAAPGPSGLSDVALAFTANPGEDLGPLADVASGGELSRVMLAISTVLGADTPTVVFDEVDAGIGGAAALAVAGQLAGLAGGRQVLVVTHLAQIAARADHHYKVEKRVENGRTVSHVRLLTKDERLEEIARMLSGNTSEVALSHAHELLSHG; this is translated from the coding sequence GTGACCCGCAAGGCCCGCACCCCCCAGGTTGCCCCCGTGCCCGCCGCGCGGGAGGCCTCGACTGTTTCCTCCCACCCCACCCTGCCACTGCTCAGCCGCCTGGAAGTGCGGCACCTTGCCACCATCCGTGACCTCTCGCTGGAGCTGCGCCCCGGCTTTTCCGCCTTTACCGGCGAGACGGGCGCGGGCAAGAGCATCATCGTGGACGCGCTGGGGCTGCTGCTGGGCACCCGGGCGAATGCGGACCTGATTCGCACCGGAGAGGAGAGCCTGCTGGTGTCGGGCTTCTGGGAAGAAGGCGGGGACGAGTTCAGCGCCAGCCGCCGGGTCACCGCCGGGGGACGCGGCACCGCGCGGCTGGACGGCGAGCCCGTGAGCGTGCGCGAGCTGGGGGAGTGGTCAGGACAGCGCCTGACAATCCACTGGCAGCACAGCGCGGTGACGCTGCTCAGTCCGGCGCGGCAGCGGGCGCTGCTCGACCGCCAGGTGCCCGGCGAGGCGGCGGCCTACGCGGGGGCGTACCGGGCCTGGACCGAGGCCCGCGCCCGACTCGAAGCCCTGCGGGCAGGCGAGCGCGAGCGGGCGCGTCAGCTCGACCTACTGGCCTTTCAGGTGCGCGAGATCACGGAAGTCTCTCCCCAGCCCGGTGAGGAGGAGCCGCTGACGGCGGAACTCACCCGGTTGTCGAATCTGGAAACCATCGCCCAGGGGGCGGCGGGAGCGCTGGAGCTGCTCTCAGAGGGCGAGACGACCGCCGCTGGACTGATCGCGGAGGCGGTCAAGGCGCTGAATGCGGGGGCGAAATACGACGAGGCGAGCGGGCAGCTTCAGCACGACCTGCGGGAAGCCCTGGACGCCGTGCAGGCGGTCGTGGGCGAGCTGCGTGGGGTGGCCGAGGACAGTGCCCCCGACCCCGAGGAACTCGCGCGGGTGGAGGGCCGCCTCTCCGCGCTGGGCAAGCTGCGGGCCAAATACGGCCCCACCCTGGAGGACGTGCTGGCCTTCCACGCCGAGGCAGAAACTGACCTGAACCGCCTGACCCGCGACGAGCAAGATGCGGGCAGCCTGGAGGCGGAGGTGGAACGCCTCCACGCCCAGGCCGTCCGCGAGGGCGAGGCGCTGGACCGGGCGCGGCGGGAGGTGGCGGGGCCGCTTGCTGCCCGGCTGGTCGCGGTCATCCGAGAACTGGGGATGCCGCACGCCCGGCTGGAGTTCCGGCTCTCGCCCCTGGCCGCGCCCGGTCCGTCCGGGCTAAGCGACGTGGCCCTCGCTTTCACCGCCAACCCCGGCGAGGACCTCGGCCCGCTGGCGGACGTGGCCTCGGGCGGCGAGCTGTCGCGGGTGATGCTCGCCATCTCCACCGTGCTGGGGGCCGACACGCCCACTGTGGTCTTCGACGAGGTGGACGCCGGGATCGGCGGGGCGGCGGCGCTAGCGGTGGCGGGGCAACTCGCGGGGCTGGCGGGGGGGCGGCAGGTGCTGGTGGTCACCCACCTCGCGCAGATCGCGGCCCGCGCCGACCACCACTACAAGGTGGAGAAACGGGTGGAGAACGGGCGCACGGTGAGCCACGTCCGCCTCCTCACCAAAGACGAGCGGCTGGAGGAGATCGCCCGGATGCTCAGTGGAAACACCTCGGAAGTCGCTCTTTCGCACGCCCACGAGCTGCTCTCGCACGGTTGA
- a CDS encoding protease complex subunit PrcB family protein, which produces MKKTMMGAALLGTGLLAGCTMTGPGSLRVHEVALYGGTQERIVWVYGALEGGRGSVKVNGTPLDLRPQISDPLALPGTLSVNGAATYRLPTSTVTPKLAVTRDTLGRFSVPVNEARGTVYFTDGRTWLRLNGASGANLTALPVSGLRGAGELTDAEADVLSRALTGQGPLAVTVLPEAEVPDPRLTVEPTPAEYRHTALYIQSGVPTLAAQPGTPAAPPTAGGRVTVTELASGTNAAQNNPAVQLATSQSALNALYRVAYGNQTGAPGVPALRTGETVVGVFLGQRPTGGYGVRVTGASVQGGTLTLTVEIRSPGAGAITTQALTSPWTLVRVPGVFQSVQLVDGSGRPVQLGGGAGGQTR; this is translated from the coding sequence ATGAAGAAGACGATGATGGGCGCCGCCCTGCTGGGGACGGGCCTGCTGGCGGGCTGCACCATGACCGGTCCTGGCTCGCTGCGGGTGCATGAGGTCGCGCTGTATGGCGGCACCCAGGAGAGGATCGTGTGGGTGTACGGAGCACTGGAAGGCGGCCGGGGCAGTGTCAAGGTGAACGGCACGCCCCTCGACCTGCGCCCCCAGATCAGCGATCCGCTCGCGCTGCCGGGCACCCTCAGCGTGAATGGGGCGGCCACCTACCGCCTGCCCACCTCGACCGTGACGCCCAAGCTGGCCGTGACGCGGGACACGCTGGGGCGCTTCTCGGTTCCGGTCAACGAGGCGCGGGGCACCGTCTATTTCACCGACGGGCGCACGTGGCTGCGGCTGAACGGGGCCTCCGGTGCCAACCTCACCGCCCTCCCGGTGAGCGGGTTGCGCGGCGCGGGCGAGCTGACCGACGCCGAGGCCGACGTGCTCTCACGGGCGCTCACCGGGCAGGGACCGCTCGCGGTGACAGTGCTGCCAGAAGCTGAAGTGCCCGACCCCCGCCTGACGGTGGAGCCGACCCCCGCCGAGTACCGCCACACGGCGCTCTACATCCAGTCCGGGGTGCCGACCCTGGCCGCCCAACCTGGCACCCCGGCGGCGCCCCCCACCGCCGGAGGCCGCGTGACCGTCACCGAACTTGCCAGCGGCACCAACGCTGCCCAGAACAACCCGGCCGTCCAGCTCGCCACCTCGCAGAGCGCTCTGAACGCCCTGTATCGGGTGGCCTACGGCAACCAGACCGGCGCCCCCGGGGTTCCGGCGCTCCGGACCGGGGAAACGGTGGTCGGCGTGTTCCTAGGGCAGCGGCCCACCGGGGGCTACGGCGTCCGGGTCACCGGGGCCAGCGTGCAGGGCGGCACCCTGACCCTCACAGTCGAGATTCGGTCACCGGGGGCGGGGGCGATCACCACCCAGGCCCTCACCAGTCCGTGGACGCTGGTCCGGGTGCCGGGTGTGTTTCAGAGCGTGCAGCTTGTGGACGGCTCCGGGCGACCCGTTCAGCTCGGCGGCGGCGCGGGCGGCCAGACGCGCTGA
- a CDS encoding ABC transporter permease has product MTTLSPPRAAVKRPPSIFWRRFRRSTPGKVGAVIVAVFVLLALLAPVLVPYDPTTDRDYRLNLKPPSVAALWNPEVAEEYRDPVTGQVDVWKAPFGTDNLGRSVATRVLHGAQLSLKVGVVSTFLALIVGTLLGVLSGYFGGWLDSVTGYLSDVMLAFPSILLAIGFASIFSSDNPPVLIAALDRLFALNSPQLVTAMLAVSLVQVPVYMRLARSVVLSVREREFVQAAGALGASQGRMVFRHVLPNSLSPLIVQGALSIATATIEVAALGFLGIGAQPPLPEWGTMISDSRQYYVDAPWTMVFPGLAIFLTVLGFNLLGDGLRDVLDPRSTQ; this is encoded by the coding sequence ATGACCACCCTCTCCCCTCCCCGCGCCGCCGTCAAGCGGCCCCCCAGCATCTTCTGGCGGCGCTTCCGCCGCTCCACGCCCGGCAAGGTGGGCGCGGTGATCGTGGCCGTCTTCGTGCTGCTGGCGCTGCTCGCCCCGGTGCTGGTGCCCTACGATCCCACCACCGACCGCGATTACCGCCTCAACCTCAAGCCGCCCTCGGTCGCCGCGCTGTGGAATCCGGAGGTGGCCGAAGAGTACCGCGACCCGGTCACCGGGCAGGTGGACGTGTGGAAAGCGCCCTTCGGCACCGACAACCTGGGGCGCTCGGTTGCCACCCGCGTGCTGCACGGGGCGCAGCTCAGCCTCAAGGTGGGTGTGGTCAGCACGTTCCTCGCCCTGATCGTGGGCACGTTGCTGGGGGTGCTGTCGGGCTATTTCGGCGGTTGGCTGGACTCCGTGACGGGCTACCTCAGCGACGTGATGCTGGCCTTTCCGTCCATCCTGCTTGCCATCGGGTTCGCCAGCATCTTTTCCAGCGACAACCCGCCCGTGTTGATCGCGGCACTCGACCGCCTCTTTGCGCTGAACAGCCCACAGCTGGTCACGGCGATGCTGGCGGTGTCGCTGGTGCAGGTGCCCGTCTACATGCGCCTGGCCCGGTCGGTGGTCCTGAGCGTGCGCGAGCGCGAGTTCGTGCAGGCGGCGGGGGCGCTGGGAGCCTCGCAGGGGCGGATGGTCTTCCGGCACGTGCTGCCCAACAGCCTCTCGCCGCTGATCGTGCAAGGCGCCCTGAGCATCGCCACCGCCACCATCGAGGTTGCCGCGCTGGGCTTCCTGGGCATCGGGGCGCAGCCGCCGCTGCCCGAGTGGGGCACCATGATCAGCGACTCGCGCCAGTACTACGTGGACGCGCCGTGGACGATGGTCTTTCCGGGCCTCGCCATCTTCCTGACCGTGCTGGGCTTCAATCTGCTCGGAGATGGCCTGCGGGACGTGCTGGACCCCAGAAGTACCCAGTAG
- a CDS encoding shikimate dehydrogenase: protein MRSPSDAPLALIGYSTDAARALREAGLLAVPVPDDEPAAVLEACRTLRFVGALVHPSREVALAGHVDPDPDARRVGRVDAVAFGREAHGTYALADALMDAVEGSGYAARGADALLLGSGTDLARALPLLRLGFGNVGIVADSYPEAERFARDVPAGVRAFPVGRRDSALASLAERADLIVLTGGSVPPGLLQPYHTLVDLTGQASTGSSGAARLDLTRLPELRLVRQLLHATGQRYRPEDLSDLAAALV from the coding sequence ATGCGCTCTCCCAGCGACGCTCCCCTGGCCCTGATCGGGTACTCCACCGACGCCGCCCGCGCCCTGCGGGAGGCCGGACTGCTCGCCGTGCCTGTTCCCGACGACGAACCCGCCGCTGTGCTGGAGGCCTGCCGCACCCTGCGCTTCGTGGGGGCACTCGTCCACCCCTCGCGTGAGGTGGCCCTCGCCGGGCATGTGGACCCCGACCCCGACGCCCGCCGGGTGGGGCGGGTGGACGCGGTGGCTTTCGGAAGGGAAGCGCACGGCACCTATGCCCTCGCAGACGCGCTGATGGACGCGGTGGAGGGGAGCGGGTACGCCGCACGCGGCGCGGACGCCCTGCTGCTGGGCTCCGGGACCGACCTCGCCCGAGCCCTCCCGCTGCTGCGGCTGGGCTTCGGCAACGTGGGCATCGTGGCCGACTCCTACCCGGAGGCCGAGCGCTTTGCCCGCGACGTGCCTGCCGGGGTCCGCGCCTTTCCGGTGGGGCGGCGCGACTCGGCCCTCGCCTCGCTCGCCGAACGGGCGGACCTGATTGTGCTGACGGGCGGCTCCGTCCCCCCCGGCCTCCTCCAGCCGTACCACACTCTGGTGGACCTCACCGGACAGGCGAGCACCGGGAGCAGCGGCGCAGCGCGGCTCGACCTCACCCGGCTGCCCGAACTGCGGCTGGTGCGTCAACTGCTGCACGCCACCGGGCAGCGTTACCGCCCCGAGGACCTGAGCGACCTCGCGGCGGCGCTGGTCTGA
- a CDS encoding ABC transporter substrate-binding protein: protein MKKLLLTALLTTLPTAGAATLVYGANGDPVSLEPGNITDGISILVQHQIYDTLVAFKDGTTDPEPGLATKWTSNANATSWTFTLRPNVKFHDGTAFNADAVVYNFSRWWDPKHPQGFRNQGRTFEIWGQLLGGYKGDATSVVKNIVKVNNTTVRFDLNKSSSVFPEVIGAGYFGIASPTAIKKDGAKYGTPASKPIGTGPFIFQSWRTGDRVTLAPNQSYWGSKAKVDGLIIRSIKDASQRLNELKAGTIDFTSDLTPDALRNVQADRNLVAVKKPSFNVGFLSLNNRNQYLKNDKVREAISMAINRKAIVDAFWNGLGVSNASFLPPVLAWANSKDVPATYKFDPAAAKKMLADAGYPNGFSIDLWYMPVSRPYFPTPKPIAEAIAADLSAIGIKVNLKTEDWAKYLEDRNKEPGFDMYMIGWTGDYGDPDNFYGAYYGPTASDDINWNPAELQRLLEQGRAAVGRTAKARVYGQLHEITYKANYRLPMVHSQPLAAARTYVRGWVPSPLGSEAFNNISLVGKR from the coding sequence ATGAAAAAACTGCTGCTGACTGCCCTGCTCACCACGCTGCCCACCGCCGGGGCCGCGACCCTCGTCTATGGGGCCAACGGCGACCCCGTCAGCCTGGAGCCGGGCAACATCACCGACGGCATCAGCATTCTGGTGCAGCACCAGATCTACGACACGCTGGTGGCCTTCAAGGACGGCACCACTGACCCCGAGCCCGGCCTGGCGACCAAGTGGACCAGCAACGCGAACGCGACGAGCTGGACCTTCACCCTGCGCCCGAACGTGAAGTTCCACGACGGCACCGCCTTCAACGCCGACGCCGTGGTGTACAACTTCAGCCGCTGGTGGGATCCCAAGCATCCCCAGGGCTTCCGCAACCAGGGCCGCACCTTCGAAATCTGGGGTCAGCTTCTGGGCGGCTACAAGGGTGACGCCACCTCGGTCGTGAAGAACATCGTCAAGGTGAACAACACCACCGTGCGCTTTGACCTCAACAAGTCGTCGAGCGTCTTTCCCGAGGTGATCGGCGCCGGGTACTTCGGCATCGCCAGCCCCACTGCGATCAAAAAGGACGGGGCCAAGTACGGCACTCCCGCGAGCAAGCCTATCGGCACCGGCCCCTTCATCTTCCAGAGCTGGCGCACCGGCGACCGCGTGACCCTGGCGCCCAACCAGAGCTACTGGGGCAGCAAGGCCAAGGTGGACGGCCTGATTATCCGCTCGATCAAGGACGCCTCGCAGCGCCTCAACGAGCTGAAGGCGGGCACCATCGACTTCACGTCGGACCTCACGCCTGACGCGCTGCGGAACGTCCAGGCCGACCGCAACCTCGTGGCGGTCAAGAAGCCTTCTTTCAACGTGGGCTTCCTGAGCCTGAACAACCGCAACCAGTACCTCAAGAACGACAAGGTGCGCGAGGCCATCTCCATGGCGATCAACCGCAAGGCCATCGTGGACGCCTTCTGGAACGGGCTGGGCGTCAGCAACGCCAGCTTCCTGCCGCCCGTGCTGGCCTGGGCCAACTCCAAGGACGTGCCCGCCACCTACAAGTTCGACCCGGCCGCCGCCAAGAAGATGCTGGCCGACGCGGGCTACCCCAACGGCTTTTCCATCGACCTGTGGTACATGCCGGTGAGCCGCCCGTACTTCCCCACGCCCAAGCCTATCGCAGAGGCCATTGCCGCCGACCTCAGCGCCATCGGCATCAAGGTCAACCTCAAGACCGAGGATTGGGCCAAGTACCTCGAAGACCGCAACAAGGAACCCGGCTTCGACATGTACATGATCGGCTGGACCGGGGACTACGGCGACCCCGACAACTTCTACGGGGCGTACTACGGCCCGACCGCCAGTGACGACATCAACTGGAACCCGGCGGAACTCCAGCGCCTGCTGGAACAGGGCCGCGCCGCCGTGGGCCGCACCGCCAAGGCGCGGGTGTACGGCCAGCTGCACGAGATCACCTACAAGGCCAACTACCGCCTCCCGATGGTGCACAGCCAGCCGCTCGCGGCCGCCCGCACCTACGTGAGGGGCTGGGTGCCCAGCCCGCTGGGCAGCGAGGCCTTCAACAACATCTCGCTGGTGGGCAAGCGCTGA
- a CDS encoding ABC transporter permease, with protein MGSYVIRRLLRTLLVMIGISVVVFAFVRSIPGDPATALLGERATPEAAAALREQLGLNKPWFINFGNPSNPLDAQYPRYVAGLLQGDLGSGLKSNIPVRDELASRFPATAELSVAALLFALLIGLPAGIVAALRRNSAWDNVATTVSLVGVSMPVFWLGLLLSYFFAVKLGWLPPSARLGNETVLEPITGFYVLDALLRGQPAAAWDAIRHLILPAVALGSIPLAIIARITRSSLLEVLGQDYVRTARAKGLAPRHVTVKHALRNALLPVVTVIGLQAGALLGGAVLTETIFSWPGLGSWVYDAISLRDYPIIQGGVIFAALVVSVVNLVVDLSYAALDPRIQYR; from the coding sequence TTGGGCAGTTACGTGATTCGCCGCCTGCTGCGGACCCTGCTGGTCATGATCGGAATCAGCGTGGTGGTCTTTGCGTTCGTGCGGTCCATTCCCGGCGACCCGGCCACCGCGCTGCTGGGCGAGCGGGCCACGCCGGAAGCGGCGGCGGCCCTGCGCGAGCAACTGGGGCTGAACAAGCCCTGGTTTATCAACTTCGGGAACCCCAGCAACCCGCTGGACGCGCAGTACCCGCGCTACGTGGCCGGGCTGCTGCAAGGGGACCTGGGCAGCGGCCTGAAAAGCAATATCCCGGTGCGCGACGAACTTGCCTCGCGCTTTCCGGCGACCGCCGAGCTGAGCGTCGCGGCGCTGCTGTTCGCCCTCCTGATCGGGCTGCCTGCCGGGATCGTGGCGGCGCTGCGGCGCAACAGTGCGTGGGACAACGTGGCGACCACGGTCAGTCTGGTGGGCGTCAGCATGCCGGTGTTCTGGCTGGGGCTGCTGCTGTCGTACTTCTTCGCGGTGAAGCTGGGCTGGCTGCCGCCCTCGGCGCGGCTGGGCAACGAGACGGTGCTGGAGCCGATCACGGGCTTCTACGTGCTGGACGCCCTGTTGCGGGGGCAGCCCGCCGCCGCCTGGGACGCCATCCGGCACCTGATTCTGCCTGCGGTCGCGCTGGGGTCCATTCCGCTGGCGATCATCGCCCGCATCACCCGGTCGAGTCTGCTGGAGGTGCTGGGGCAGGACTACGTGCGGACCGCGCGGGCCAAGGGGCTCGCTCCCCGTCACGTGACCGTCAAGCACGCGCTGCGCAACGCCCTGCTGCCGGTGGTCACCGTGATCGGGTTGCAGGCGGGGGCGCTGCTGGGCGGCGCGGTGCTCACCGAGACGATCTTCTCGTGGCCTGGGCTGGGGTCGTGGGTCTACGACGCGATCAGCCTGCGCGACTACCCCATCATTCAGGGCGGGGTGATTTTTGCCGCGCTCGTCGTCAGTGTGGTCAACCTGGTGGTGGACCTCAGCTACGCGGCGCTGGACCCCCGCATTCAATACCGGTGA